The proteins below are encoded in one region of Polycladomyces subterraneus:
- a CDS encoding 3-alpha domain-containing protein — protein MMWYNDVVYSASPDRAEWAELADCPYLADSWIQMLKRRLQNEAGQADEGVSDK, from the coding sequence ATGATGTGGTATAATGATGTGGTATACAGTGCCTCTCCCGATCGGGCGGAATGGGCCGAATTGGCCGATTGCCCCTATTTAGCGGATAGTTGGATACAAATGCTGAAGCGTCGTTTGCAAAATGAAGCCGGTCAGGCGGATGAGGGCGTGTCTGACAAGTGA